Genomic DNA from Prunus persica cultivar Lovell chromosome G1, Prunus_persica_NCBIv2, whole genome shotgun sequence:
CCATTCATTGCAAGTAGGTTGGTTAGTTCATATGATATGATATTTTGTTGGTATTTattggttgattttttttcttctcccttGCAGGAGTAGAAGAATTGGTTCATATTCCGGTAGCATAAAGCTTGTCCTATTTGAATCCGTTGGTGGCGACCGGTGTATTTTATGATTGGGAAATGCTGCTATTTCTGGAACTGTGTTCGATATATCAGGAACTTCTGCCTTTTAGACATGAGAACAACTCTTTTGCCGTAGTCAACTAATGCAAGTTTTTTTCCCATTCTAACATTTGTCTGGGAGGAGAGTGGGAGCCCGTGTTTGATTCAGATCTATGTATTCTATGATACAAGTTTTACTTCGAGATTCAAGTAGATTGCACCATTTTTAGTCCTGTTTGGGCCGttatagttaattataaaCTGTTTAATGTTATATATTCGTTTTTCTCTCatctcaaattttctttaattatcaaaatacaaacagaaaaattaaaaacatcatCAACTGGGTAAACATTGGCCTTTTTCCGTTTAGATGCGAAAACCTTTTTCCTGttgatataaaataaaaagcttgATCAGATTAAGAAGGAAAAGGGTTGATTTTCTTGGTTTGGTGTGTCTTCATATTCTTTACTTGGAGGGGTTTGCTGTTGCTCTTAAATTGAACTCCTACAGATATCGTCTTATGATAACAATGGAATAAATATCCTTGTGTGATGGGGGAAGATCATACATGTTCAACCTAGTGCTGCCCATATTATATTCGTCACTTACATTTCAAGTCATTTCCTCTTGCAATGATCCCTTTTTGTTTCCCTGGTCAGTTGTTTCTTCATCAAGCTGTCTTGGAAAGAAGTGAAAACAGGAAATTCTTTGCTCCAGTGCCGGGGAAATTCTGTTTGTGCACATTGTGTGGTCTTGTGGAGAACAAGAGGCAAAAACCAGAGCAGCCaaacaaaaatttgtaaaCAAATAAAGCTGTTGCTGCCCTTTCATCTTATAACTGTAATTATGATAGCCCAATTGGCATTGGCTCTACTATGTCTTGTTGCAGCATGGATGCCACTTGTGTGCTTGAGTCTTCTAAAGGGATGGTCTTGGTCACGGACCTTATGTTCATGGCGCCTAACATTTCCCACTCTTTCCTTCAGCAGCCACAGGCACAGAGAGATATCATCCGAGTCTGTCAGCCGTCCTCGGCTCACAGCCACCACCTTCAGTGGCCAGTGCTGCACTCACCCACATCACGAACAAGAATGTTCTGAATTGAACGAGGATGATGTGAAGGTATTGGTTTCTCACATCGACGAGACCGATGGCGGTCCACCATGGAAGCTCATGATGGAGCGCTCTACCCCTACTTTGACATACCAAGCTTGGTACAGGGATCCACCGGTAATATAAACCCAATTATCATGTCCATTATTCACCACGAATGTGTCTTTCTTTGTAacattgttttcaaatttcagttgGGCCCTACGCAGTACCGTACAAGAACCGTATTCGAAAATGTATCACCTGAGTTGCTGAGGAACTTCTTCTGGGATGATGAATTTAGACCCCAGTGGGATAACACGCTCATTCACTTCCAAACTCTCAGAGTTTGCCCCAAAACTGGTTCCATGACTGTCCACTGGATTAGAAAGGTACAACCACATCTGATTTTACACAGAATTTGCTAGAACTATTGTGTTTTTCTCCCAACccagatttttttaattgcaaTTAGGGTTTTTCTCCCTAAATGCCACAGCTGCCATTGTTCTGCAGTGATCGAGAATATGTCATAACCCGTCGCATTTGGGAATCTGATTCTGGATATTACTGCCTAACAAAGGTTTGATTTTGGCTCAAATATTTCAAGCTTTCTTTCTATAGGTCCTGTCCTGTGACAAAATGCCATCTGCTGATTATATGTTTTCTTATGTACAAGGGAACACCATATCCACCCCTACCAAGGTCTAAAAGACCAAGACGAGTAGATCATTATTATTCGAGTTGGCATATAAAATCAGGTACGTATTTTAGATTTTGGTATATTTCTGTTTACCCAGTAGAAATCTCTTTTTTGAGTGACAGACAGATACAGAAACAACTATTTCAGTGAAGCCTAGGAATGGAGAGCAGCATAAAATGGCATCAGAAGTGCTTCTGTTTCATCATGAAGATATAGGGCTCCCGAGGGAGGTTGTGAAGATGGGTGTTAGGGCAGGAATGTGGAGCCTGGTAAAGAGACTGCATCTGGGCCTGCAGACTTACCAAATGGCAAAGGAAAATGATGGGTCTCCTTCGAATTATGCACTTATGGCAAACATAACCACAAAGATTAAAAATTAGATGATTCCTTCCCACCATTGTTTTGAGTGGCAGAAAATCACATGTGCAAAAAGTGTAGTAAAATAATAGAGAGCTCCCTCAGAACTTGTAAAATCTTCAACATGACATTGATTTAGACAAGGCTgaaacttatatatatttggcgTTCAATCATTGGGAGCTgcatcaaatcaaagacaCTCTTTTTCAAACTCCCAGTAAAACATTTTCTTTGGTCAATCAACTTTTTCAACTCAAACGTGATgcacaaaatgaaaagaatcaATGAAAACGAAAgggtaccaaaaaaaaaacacatcgAATCAAAGATATATGCACATATACATGTCAGAATTTGTTCGCATAGGGGAAAATGAAACGAAAGAATGgctgaaaagaaaagacaagcCACGGAGAATATCAACGAACGGAGAAATCAAGCAAACAAAGGGGGTTTGGAGAAGATGTCCCCTTCAAGTTCAGCCATTAGACGGCGGCTGCGGGATTGATTGTTATCGATGAAAATGAAGGCCCCTTTTATAGCCTAAACATCGTAACCGTGATGAACTCTAGACCTAACCCGGGTTGTTTTGTTGTGTCATTTTTGTGGGCTTGTGGTTTTTGTTGGGTCTATTTTCTTGTGGGCTTCTTCTTCGgttcttcttttcttaaaaACTAGCTTCTCTGCAAGGCTTCCAAGCCTgcgagagttttttttttttttttttttttaattttaattttaaatttattttagaattaaaaaagataatgggtagttgtgttacataaaaatagaatatattatctaatttttcttttaattaaaattttttaatatgaaaaagtgttaatttaccatattatcctcatttaattaataatttcaatttttaatgtttgcattaaccaagggtattttctggtattttgaatgtttcaccattctcttccttttactttatatatatagataaataaaataaaatgaatgaaatgatGGTGTGTTTACTAATCAAGAATTGAATTTCACCTATAGAAGAGCGTTTACTTTACATcaaggaattgaaaagtaagtgaggcccacacaaaattaggaattgaattcttgattttggaggaattcaattcttgggtAGAATgtagtaggggtgggcatcggaaCTAATGAATCGATCAACCGAACCAAACTGGACACGAAAAAACCGTGTTGACTAAAAAGTCAAAATCAACTCAAAAAACTGAACTGAACCGATTCTAACCGGATCCCGTTTCGATTATATACCCCAACAAACCGAAACAGGCCGAACCAAATctgttgaattaaaaaatatataattttaatgtttatttaaatccaatgctatatttttaatctcataactaatatttacccaagttcaatttcaaaacatctctcttttctagccttaatatttctttttgtatgaaattgaataatttgttaattttcaagccaaaaaaataaaatttcatttgaaatttgtattaaaaaataatttgaaaaaataataataataatccgaTTCAACCCAAATCGGacagttttataattttttgttaaaatcgGACCTAACCGAATCGGGTAAATAATATCGAATTCGGTTccaatttgaggcaaaaatcAGTTCAAACcaaaccgtgcccacccctagaaTGTAGTATTTTAATTCCTAGATA
This window encodes:
- the LOC18790649 gene encoding stAR-related lipid transfer protein 7, mitochondrial isoform X2 — translated: MIAQLALALLCLVAAWMPLVCLSLLKGWSWSRTLCSWRLTFPTLSFSSHRHREISSESVSRPRLTATTFSGQCCTHPHHEQECSELNEDDVKVLVSHIDETDGGPPWKLMMERSTPTLTYQAWYRDPPLGPTQYRTRTVFENVSPELLRNFFWDDEFRPQWDNTLIHFQTLRVCPKTGSMTVHWIRKLPLFCSDREYVITRRIWESDSGYYCLTKGTPYPPLPRSKRPRRVDHYYSSWHIKSVKPRNGEQHKMASEVLLFHHEDIGLPREVVKMGVRAGMWSLVKRLHLGLQTYQMAKENDGSPSNYALMANITTKIKN
- the LOC18790649 gene encoding stAR-related lipid transfer protein 7, mitochondrial isoform X1; the protein is MIAQLALALLCLVAAWMPLVCLSLLKGWSWSRTLCSWRLTFPTLSFSSHRHREISSESVSRPRLTATTFSGQCCTHPHHEQECSELNEDDVKVLVSHIDETDGGPPWKLMMERSTPTLTYQAWYRDPPLGPTQYRTRTVFENVSPELLRNFFWDDEFRPQWDNTLIHFQTLRVCPKTGSMTVHWIRKLPLFCSDREYVITRRIWESDSGYYCLTKGTPYPPLPRSKRPRRVDHYYSSWHIKSETTISVKPRNGEQHKMASEVLLFHHEDIGLPREVVKMGVRAGMWSLVKRLHLGLQTYQMAKENDGSPSNYALMANITTKIKN